GGGGGTGACCACGGTGCCTGCAGGGACCCCCAGGACCTGTGACGGGCCCCCGGAATCTGCCTCCGCCGCCCCGCCCGCCAGAGGCCGCCCAGCGTACCTACAAGGCCTGCGTAGGCGCGCAGACACCGCGGGCCCCCCTCCTCCGGACAGCCGTCGCGGGAGCCGGGCGCGGGAGCGCATGAGGCCTGGAAGGCAAAGAGACGGGGCCTGCGCGCGCCCGGACGCCGGTGAGCGGCCCAGCCCGCCCCGCACGCACCGGCACCGGCGGCTTCGCTCGCAGCGGTCCAAGGGCTTCAGGCAGGAAGGTGGCGCCAGCTGGGGGCCGGAGAACGCGCAGGCGGGCGCGAATGTCTGGCGCCGGCGCTCGGCGCACGCGGGGCCTTCGCATCCGCAGAAGAGCAGCGCGTGCGTGAGCGCCGGAGGCCCGCGGGCGAAGAAGCGGCGCAGGGCACGGCGGCAGCGGGAGCGCACGCAGCTCCCGGGTCCCCGCCAGCCCGCCCGGCCCAGGCATTGCGCCACGTACTCGGAGCGCAGCTGCTGGCACTGCTCGTCTGCTGTGCACGCCTCGGCTGCTTCCACGCAGCGATTCCCCTCAGTGGAGCTCGCTGACCCTGGTGAGGGGAGGGCAGGCTGCAGCCCTCTGTGCTTGGTTCTCCACATTCCACACCCCGGAATTTGGCGGGGGCTGGGGGCAGATACCCAAACCCAAGGGGAGAGAGTGTGGCCCATAGGCGTGACCCGTTTTTCCTGAGGAAGCGGGCATGGGCAGGTCCTAGGGATATCCACCCAGGTCGTGAATGGAGGCAGTACTCGGAGGTTCCCCAGAAGCTCAGGTTCAGCCTCCACCACCATCTCCAGAACTGGCACATGCATCACAGAG
This Rattus norvegicus strain BN/NHsdMcwi chromosome 3, GRCr8, whole genome shotgun sequence DNA region includes the following protein-coding sequences:
- the Gfra4 gene encoding GDNF family receptor alpha-4 isoform X1 — its product is MHVPVLEMVVEAEPELLGNLRVLPPFTTWVDIPRTCPCPLPQEKRVTPMGHTLSPWVWVSAPSPRQIPGCGMWRTKHRGLQPALPSPGSASSTEGNRCVEAAEACTADEQCQQLRSEYVAQCLGRAGWRGPGSCVRSRCRRALRRFFARGPPALTHALLFCGCEGPACAERRRQTFAPACAFSGPQLAPPSCLKPLDRCERSRRCRPRLFAFQASCAPAPGSRDGCPEEGGPRCLRAYAGLVGTVVTPNYLDNVSARVAPWCGCEASGNRREECEAFRKLFTRNPCLDGAIQAFDSSQPSVLQDQWNPYQNAGCCFLRVGMGRGCGVGSFSSFPSVFTLLRQAKVEA
- the Gfra4 gene encoding GDNF family receptor alpha-4 isoform X4 gives rise to the protein MLSGAYLRVLNERPGQAVLWSLGCQRGSASSTEGNRCVEAAEACTADEQCQQLRSEYVAQCLGRAGWRGPGSCVRSRCRRALRRFFARGPPALTHALLFCGCEGPACAERRRQTFAPACAFSGPQLAPPSCLKPLDRCERSRRCRPRLFAFQASCAPAPGSRDGCPEEGGPRCLRAYAGLVGTVVTPNYLDNVSARVAPWCGCEASGNRREECEAFRKLFTRNPCLDGAIQAFDSSQPSVLQDQWNPYQNAGCCFLRVGMGRGCGVGSFSSFPSVFTLLRQAKVEA
- the Gfra4 gene encoding GDNF family receptor alpha-4 isoform X2, with translation MHVPVLEMVVEAEPELLGNLRVLPPFTTWVDIPRTCPCPLPQEKRVTPMGHTLSPWVWVSAPSPRQIPGCGMWRTKHRGLQPALPSPGSASSTEGNRCVEAAEACTADEQCQQLRSEYVAQCLGRAGWRGPGSCVRSRCRRALRRFFARGPPALTHALLFCGCEGPACAERRRQTFAPACAFSGPQLAPPSCLKPLDRCERSRRCRPRLFAFQASCAPAPGSRDGCPEEGGPRCLRAYAGLVGTVVTPNYLDNVSARVAPWCGCEASGNRREECEAFRKLFTRNPCLDGAIQAFDSSQPSVLQDQWNPYQNAGCCFLRVSSMSILTALALQALL
- the Gfra4 gene encoding GDNF family receptor alpha-4 isoform 1 (isoform 1 is encoded by transcript variant 1), which codes for MLSGAYLRVLNERPGQAVLWSLGCQRGSASSTEGNRCVEAAEACTADEQCQQLRSEYVAQCLGRAGWRGPGSCVRSRCRRALRRFFARGPPALTHALLFCGCEGPACAERRRQTFAPACAFSGPQLAPPSCLKPLDRCERSRRCRPRLFAFQASCAPAPGSRDGCPEEGGPRCLRAYAGLVGTVVTPNYLDNVSARVAPWCGCEASGNRREECEAFRKLFTRNPCLDGAIQAFDSSQPSVLQDQWNPYQNAGCCFLRVSSMSILTALALQALL
- the Gfra4 gene encoding GDNF family receptor alpha-4 isoform X3, whose amino-acid sequence is MHVPVLEMVVEAEPELLGNLRVLPPFTTWVDIPRTCPCPLPQEKRVTPMGHTLSPWVWVSAPSPRQIPGCGMWRTKHRGLQPALPSPGSASSTEGNRCVEAAEACTADEQCQQLRSEYVAQCLGRAGWRGPGSCVRSRCRRALRRFFARGPPALTHALLFCGCEGPACAERRRQTFAPACAFSGPQLAPPSCLKPLDRCERSRRCRPRLFAFQASCAPAPGSRDGCPEEGGPRCLRAYAGLVGTVVTPNYLDNVSARVAPWCGCEASGNRREECEAFRKLFTRNPCLDGAIQAFDSSQPSVLQDQWNPYQNAGQAKVEA
- the Gfra4 gene encoding GDNF family receptor alpha-4 isoform 2 precursor (isoform 2 precursor is encoded by transcript variant 2), encoding MLSGAYLRVLNERPGQAVLWSLGCQRGSASSTEGNRCVEAAEACTADEQCQQLRSEYVAQCLGRAGWRGPGSCVRSRCRRALRRFFARGPPALTHALLFCGCEGPACAERRRQTFAPACAFSGPQLAPPSCLKPLDRCERSRRCRPRLFAFQASCAPAPGSRDGCPEEGGPRCLRAYAGLVGTVVTPNYLDNVSARVAPWCGCEASGNRREECEAFRKLFTRNPCLDGAIQAFDSSQPSVLQDQWNPYQNAGQAKVEA